A genomic region of Mesobacillus jeotgali contains the following coding sequences:
- a CDS encoding acetyl-CoA carboxylase biotin carboxylase subunit: protein MQKILIANRGEIALRIIRTCSELGVKTVAVYSDADKELPFVKEADSAYRIGEPPVQKSYLNAEEILRIAKEEKVDGIHPGYGFLSENAEFARKVKEAGLTFIGPAPDTIEKMGDKIVARSTMEAAGVPVVPGSEQGLKTLDDAIRLADEIGYPVMLKASGGGGGIGMVLCENEQALAKNFDSTKGRAKAYFGSDEVFIEKYIKNARHVEVQIFGDTHGNHVHMFERDCSIQRRHQKVIEEAPSPFLKEEARQKMYDTAVKAAKAVDYVNAGTVEFIVDENENFYFLEMNTRLQVEHPVTETITGLDLVKWQILVARGEKLPLLQDEIKKDGWAIEFRLYAEDPVRFLPSPGKIIEFSWMEAEGVRVDSGYESGSTVTPFYDPMVAKCIVGGSTREEAIQLAQEFFATLKVEGINSNAPLFAEILSEEGFKAGSYTTAYLTERKMASK, encoded by the coding sequence GTGCAAAAAATATTAATTGCAAACAGAGGAGAAATTGCGCTTCGTATTATCCGAACTTGCAGCGAACTTGGGGTTAAAACAGTAGCCGTCTATTCTGATGCGGATAAAGAGCTGCCTTTTGTAAAAGAAGCTGACAGCGCTTACCGGATTGGCGAGCCGCCTGTTCAAAAATCATATCTTAATGCAGAAGAAATTTTAAGAATCGCAAAGGAAGAAAAGGTGGATGGCATCCATCCTGGTTATGGTTTTTTATCAGAAAATGCAGAGTTTGCCCGAAAAGTGAAGGAAGCAGGCTTGACTTTCATTGGTCCTGCTCCGGATACAATTGAAAAAATGGGCGATAAAATCGTTGCTAGATCGACGATGGAAGCAGCCGGCGTTCCAGTCGTGCCTGGAAGTGAACAGGGTTTGAAAACGCTGGATGATGCAATCAGGCTTGCAGATGAAATCGGCTACCCTGTGATGCTAAAGGCGAGCGGGGGCGGCGGAGGCATTGGCATGGTGCTTTGTGAAAATGAGCAAGCGCTCGCTAAGAATTTTGATTCAACGAAGGGCAGAGCAAAGGCTTACTTTGGTTCTGATGAAGTATTCATTGAAAAATACATCAAAAATGCCCGGCATGTCGAGGTGCAGATTTTTGGCGATACCCATGGCAACCATGTACATATGTTCGAACGTGATTGCTCGATCCAGCGCCGACACCAAAAAGTGATTGAAGAGGCACCTTCGCCATTCCTGAAGGAAGAAGCACGGCAGAAGATGTATGATACAGCTGTAAAAGCCGCTAAAGCAGTGGATTATGTAAACGCAGGAACTGTGGAATTCATTGTTGATGAGAACGAAAACTTCTATTTCCTTGAAATGAACACAAGACTGCAGGTTGAACATCCAGTCACAGAAACGATTACTGGCCTGGATCTTGTTAAGTGGCAAATCCTCGTTGCGCGCGGTGAAAAACTTCCGCTGCTTCAGGATGAAATTAAAAAGGATGGTTGGGCCATCGAATTCCGTTTGTATGCGGAAGACCCAGTAAGGTTCCTGCCTTCACCTGGCAAAATCATCGAGTTTTCATGGATGGAGGCAGAAGGCGTTCGGGTGGATTCTGGTTATGAATCCGGTTCGACTGTAACCCCTTTTTATGACCCTATGGTTGCCAAATGCATTGTAGGGGGAAGTACCAGGGAAGAAGCAATTCAGCTTGCACAGGAGTTTTTCGCGACGCTGAAAGTCGAAGGCATTAATTCCAATGCTCCGCTGTTTGCGGAAATTTTAAGTGAAGAGGGCTTCAAAGCGGGCAGCTACACGACAGCCTATTTAACAGAAAGAAAAATGGCATCTAAATAG
- the rsmH gene encoding 16S rRNA (cytosine(1402)-N(4))-methyltransferase RsmH — MFKHTTVLLEETVDGLNIKPDGTYVDCTLGGAGHSELILSKLSEKGKLYAFDQDDVAIANAKEKLAAYGDRLTIIKSNFLYLKEELEKHGVTEVDGVLYDLGVSSPQLDTPERGFSYHHDAPLDMRMDQDAPLSAYDVINEWPYEKLVKIFFRYGEEKFSKQIARKIEAARESNPIQTTGELVELIKDAIPAPARRKGGHPAKRVFQAVRIAVNDELGVFEKSLEQAIDLLAIGGRISVITFHSLEDRICKVTLKKASETPPLPPGLPIIPEEYQPKLKLVTRKPILPSEEELEFNNRARSAKLRIAEKVKK; from the coding sequence ATGTTCAAACATACAACAGTTTTACTGGAAGAAACAGTAGACGGGCTCAATATCAAGCCTGACGGTACATACGTGGATTGCACTCTCGGTGGCGCAGGCCACAGTGAATTAATTTTGTCCAAGCTTTCAGAAAAAGGAAAGCTATATGCGTTTGACCAGGACGATGTCGCAATTGCGAATGCAAAAGAAAAACTTGCAGCTTATGGCGATAGGCTGACAATCATTAAAAGTAACTTTCTTTATCTGAAGGAAGAGCTTGAAAAACATGGTGTAACTGAGGTTGACGGTGTCCTTTATGACCTTGGAGTCTCATCTCCGCAGCTGGACACTCCTGAACGAGGCTTCAGCTACCATCATGATGCTCCGCTTGATATGCGGATGGACCAGGATGCACCCTTGTCCGCTTACGATGTCATTAATGAATGGCCATATGAAAAATTGGTCAAAATCTTCTTCCGGTACGGGGAAGAGAAATTCTCAAAGCAAATTGCCCGAAAGATTGAGGCAGCAAGAGAAAGTAATCCGATTCAAACCACTGGTGAACTTGTCGAGTTGATCAAGGATGCGATTCCTGCACCTGCAAGGAGAAAAGGCGGTCATCCGGCTAAGAGGGTATTCCAAGCGGTAAGAATCGCTGTTAATGATGAACTTGGTGTATTTGAAAAATCACTCGAACAGGCGATTGACCTACTTGCTATAGGTGGAAGGATTAGTGTTATCACCTTCCATTCACTGGAGGACAGGATCTGTAAGGTAACCTTGAAAAAAGCGAGCGAAACACCGCCGCTGCCGCCAGGATTGCCAATCATCCCCGAGGAATACCAGCCGAAGTTGAAGCTGGTCACACGAAAGCCGATTCTCCCTTCAGAAGAAGAGCTTGAGTTCAATAACAGGGCAAGATCTGCAAAACTGCGTATCGCTGAAAAAGTTAAAAAATAA
- the mraZ gene encoding division/cell wall cluster transcriptional repressor MraZ has translation MFMGEYHHNVDSKGRLIIPAKVRENLGEMFILTRGLDQCLFGYPVSEWSVIEEKLKGLPLTKKDARAFTRFFFSGATESEIDKQGRVNIPSPLMQYAKLEKECVILGVSNRIEIWSKAIWEEYFAESEESFAEIAENMIGFDI, from the coding sequence ATGTTCATGGGTGAATACCATCATAATGTTGATAGCAAAGGCCGATTGATCATCCCTGCCAAGGTCCGTGAAAATCTGGGAGAGATGTTCATTCTTACCCGTGGACTTGACCAGTGTTTATTTGGTTATCCCGTTTCTGAATGGTCAGTAATTGAAGAAAAGCTAAAAGGACTTCCGCTGACTAAAAAAGATGCAAGAGCATTTACCCGTTTTTTCTTTTCGGGTGCTACCGAGAGTGAAATTGACAAACAGGGAAGAGTCAATATTCCTTCCCCGCTGATGCAGTACGCCAAGCTTGAGAAAGAATGTGTGATTTTAGGTGTTTCCAATCGAATTGAAATTTGGAGCAAAGCCATCTGGGAAGAATATTTCGCAGAATCTGAGGAATCTTTTGCTGAAATTGCGGAAAATATGATTGGATTTGATATTTAA
- the ftsL gene encoding cell division protein FtsL: MMSNLARKLQQEQQQQTVQAPAKAPAKRNSILTPGEKILMFVFGAIVCFGATFMVSKQSAIYEVNKEVQIIEGNIQEQQKINSDLEIQISELSTYERIKKVTEKLGLTLNEDNVKGVEN; this comes from the coding sequence ATGATGAGCAATCTGGCTAGAAAATTGCAGCAAGAACAACAGCAGCAAACTGTTCAGGCACCGGCAAAAGCACCGGCAAAACGCAATTCGATACTGACGCCCGGCGAAAAGATCCTGATGTTTGTATTCGGGGCAATTGTTTGCTTCGGCGCAACATTCATGGTTTCAAAACAGTCAGCCATTTACGAAGTCAACAAAGAAGTCCAAATCATTGAAGGCAATATTCAGGAGCAGCAAAAGATTAACAGTGACCTTGAAATCCAGATTAGCGAATTAAGTACCTATGAAAGAATCAAGAAGGTAACAGAAAAGCTCGGTTTAACATTGAACGAAGACAATGTTAAAGGTGTGGAAAACTGA
- a CDS encoding penicillin-binding protein, with product MIKKQPNMNAGAAVLFVIFSLLFFILIFRFITIQVTGEVHGQALAARAQQKYSNEKVIEATRGTIFDRKGEVVAEDTTAYTLVAILNESVTTNKKKPKHVSDPAKTAAVLAKYIDMSESDIYKRLTKKGAWQVEFGKAGRDISHQAKREIEEEKLPGITFLRDSKRFYPNGVFSSHLVGFVEKEETEDNKTVTSGQLGIEKTLNKELTGKNGSLSFESDLWGFLLPDGEKKVTPAQDGSNVFLTIDKKIQTFVEDAVDRVDKEYKPKKIIAVVADPKTGDILAMAQRPSFHPTTRDGLNNSWHNEVVETPIEPGSTMKIFTLAAAIEENKWNPNEWYKSGSYKVTENSKPIRDHNGSGWGSITYLEGIQRSSNVAVAKLVNEKIGTEKFREYLTDFGFDQPTGIDLPNEAAGTIVYRWPIEKITTSYGQGTTVTPIQMIQAATAVANDGKMMKPRVIDKIVDPNTGEVITQEEPKSAGQPISAETAKQVRDVLGTVVTGEHGTGKSYAIEGYEVAGKTGTANLTANGTYLDGASDYLFSFLGMAPKDDPKLIVYVAVQQPEIDHYFKGSIPTSMIFKSVMKSSLQYLNIKPATMEKADSIPVPEVTGMTPADAKKLLESKGFEPVIIGDGNQVDEQLPKAEVMALEGEKVFIKASGVMTYPDMTDWSLRDVMKLAQIAEIKLNKAGSGYVTKQSLKPGIPINEGENLIVELETPLQQFEKSLKTEEENEEAEEVGG from the coding sequence ATGATCAAGAAACAGCCAAATATGAATGCAGGAGCAGCGGTATTATTCGTAATATTCAGCCTGCTCTTTTTTATCTTGATTTTCAGGTTCATTACAATCCAGGTCACTGGGGAAGTGCATGGACAAGCCTTGGCTGCAAGGGCGCAGCAAAAGTATTCGAATGAAAAAGTGATTGAGGCGACAAGAGGAACGATTTTTGACCGAAAAGGTGAAGTTGTTGCTGAGGATACAACTGCCTACACACTTGTCGCTATCCTTAATGAATCTGTGACAACGAATAAAAAGAAACCAAAGCATGTGAGCGATCCTGCAAAGACTGCTGCAGTGCTTGCGAAGTATATTGATATGAGTGAGTCTGATATCTATAAAAGACTGACGAAAAAAGGCGCATGGCAGGTTGAATTCGGAAAAGCCGGCCGCGACATTTCCCATCAGGCCAAACGTGAAATTGAAGAGGAGAAGCTGCCAGGGATTACTTTTTTACGAGATTCTAAGAGATTCTATCCGAACGGTGTATTCTCATCCCACTTAGTCGGATTTGTGGAAAAGGAAGAAACAGAGGACAATAAAACTGTTACTTCTGGACAGCTCGGGATAGAAAAAACACTTAATAAGGAATTGACTGGTAAAAATGGCTCTCTTTCATTCGAGAGTGATTTATGGGGCTTCCTTTTACCTGATGGGGAGAAAAAAGTCACCCCTGCTCAAGATGGCAGCAATGTATTTTTAACGATAGATAAAAAGATCCAAACATTCGTAGAGGATGCAGTCGATCGTGTAGACAAGGAATACAAGCCAAAGAAAATCATTGCAGTCGTCGCTGATCCGAAGACAGGGGATATCCTTGCGATGGCACAGCGTCCGAGTTTCCATCCAACGACAAGGGATGGTCTAAATAACAGCTGGCATAACGAGGTGGTAGAAACACCGATCGAGCCAGGTTCGACGATGAAGATTTTCACGCTTGCAGCGGCAATTGAGGAGAACAAATGGAATCCCAATGAGTGGTATAAATCTGGTTCCTATAAAGTTACCGAAAACTCCAAGCCGATACGCGACCATAACGGCAGTGGCTGGGGCTCAATTACCTATCTTGAAGGGATCCAGCGTTCCTCAAACGTAGCAGTGGCAAAGCTAGTAAATGAAAAGATCGGCACAGAAAAATTCAGAGAGTACTTAACTGATTTTGGCTTTGACCAGCCTACAGGCATTGACCTTCCAAACGAAGCTGCTGGAACTATTGTCTATAGATGGCCGATTGAGAAAATCACGACATCATACGGCCAGGGAACAACTGTGACACCAATTCAGATGATCCAGGCAGCTACAGCGGTAGCTAATGATGGGAAGATGATGAAACCGCGTGTAATTGATAAGATTGTCGATCCGAACACTGGTGAAGTGATCACGCAGGAAGAGCCAAAATCTGCTGGTCAGCCTATATCCGCTGAAACAGCAAAGCAGGTGCGAGATGTTTTAGGGACGGTTGTAACTGGTGAGCATGGTACTGGTAAATCATACGCCATCGAGGGATACGAGGTTGCTGGTAAAACTGGTACTGCGAACTTAACAGCCAACGGCACTTATTTAGATGGAGCGAGTGATTACCTCTTTTCATTCCTTGGGATGGCTCCAAAAGATGATCCTAAACTAATCGTTTATGTCGCTGTTCAACAGCCGGAAATCGACCATTATTTTAAAGGCTCTATACCAACGTCTATGATCTTCAAATCTGTGATGAAGAGCAGTCTTCAGTATTTGAATATCAAACCTGCCACTATGGAAAAAGCGGATTCCATACCGGTTCCTGAGGTAACAGGTATGACTCCAGCAGATGCAAAGAAGTTGCTTGAATCCAAAGGGTTTGAACCAGTGATAATAGGAGACGGAAACCAAGTCGATGAGCAGTTGCCAAAGGCTGAGGTAATGGCTCTCGAGGGAGAAAAAGTCTTTATCAAGGCTTCGGGAGTCATGACGTATCCTGACATGACAGACTGGTCACTCAGGGATGTCATGAAACTGGCGCAAATAGCCGAGATTAAGCTAAACAAAGCCGGAAGCGGTTATGTCACGAAACAAAGCCTTAAGCCGGGAATACCAATCAACGAAGGGGAGAACCTGATCGTCGAGCTGGAAACTCCGCTGCAGCAATTTGAGAAATCATTGAAAACTGAAGAAGAAAATGAAGAAGCAGAGGAAGTGGGCGGATGA
- a CDS encoding DUF3397 domain-containing protein, with product MMPGFFSALVAALITVPMIGYLAVFIISKQITGNHRRSVNLAIDFSTFLLVLSVHFLIITIWEKSFLWLILIILFGLAAIFVWIHWKYKEEIMLPRVFKGFWRFNFLLFFSAYIVLVLYGLVKRLTFLFA from the coding sequence ATGATGCCGGGATTCTTCTCTGCACTCGTTGCCGCATTGATTACAGTTCCAATGATTGGCTACCTCGCTGTGTTCATCATCAGTAAGCAAATCACAGGCAACCATCGGCGTTCTGTCAATCTGGCAATTGATTTCAGCACCTTTTTGCTGGTGCTGTCTGTCCATTTTTTGATCATCACTATCTGGGAAAAGTCTTTCCTGTGGCTGATTTTGATCATCTTGTTTGGACTTGCGGCTATATTTGTCTGGATTCACTGGAAGTACAAAGAAGAAATAATGTTGCCAAGGGTATTTAAGGGTTTTTGGCGCTTTAATTTCCTGCTATTCTTTTCTGCCTACATCGTCCTTGTGTTGTATGGTTTGGTTAAGCGCCTGACCTTTCTGTTTGCTTAA
- a CDS encoding acyl-CoA carboxylase subunit beta: MTTAKTLTDSLQEKVQQIEAGGQPKYHEKLAEQNKLFVRERLNLLFDDGVYEEDGKFANFQAGDLPADGVVTAIGKIGGQTVCVMANDSTVKAGSWGARTVEKIIRIQETAEKLKVPLLYLVDSAGARITDQLDMFPNRRGAGKIFYNQVKLSGVIPQICLLFGPSAAGGAYIPAFCDIVIMVDQNASMYLGSPRMAEKVIGEKVTLEEMGGARMHCSVSGVGDMLVYSEQEAIEAAKHYLSYFPANFQSKTAVLEGVAPKAGRSLEEIVPLNQNAPFDMYEGIDALIDEGSFFEIKKLFAPEIITGFARIDGRAVGIIANQPKVKGGVLFVDSADKAAKFITLCDAFHIPLLFLADVPGFMIGTKVERAGIIRHGAKLIAAMSSATVPKISVIVRKAYGAGLYAMAGPAFEPDCCIALPTAQIAVMGPEAAVNAVYSNKINQIEDPKEKIAFVQEKHQEYKESIDIYKLASELIVDDIVAANDLRNALIDRFKLYETKDMQFSVRKHPVYPV, translated from the coding sequence ATGACTACCGCAAAGACTTTAACTGATTCATTACAGGAGAAAGTTCAACAAATCGAGGCTGGCGGCCAACCGAAATATCATGAAAAGCTGGCTGAGCAAAATAAATTGTTTGTGCGTGAGCGCTTGAATCTATTATTTGACGACGGAGTCTATGAGGAAGATGGCAAATTCGCCAATTTCCAGGCTGGCGACCTGCCGGCAGATGGTGTCGTAACAGCGATCGGAAAAATCGGCGGCCAGACAGTCTGTGTCATGGCGAATGATTCAACAGTAAAAGCCGGCTCATGGGGCGCCAGGACTGTTGAGAAAATCATTAGAATCCAGGAAACAGCTGAAAAATTAAAGGTGCCTTTATTGTATCTGGTCGATTCAGCTGGTGCCCGAATTACGGATCAGCTTGATATGTTCCCGAACAGACGGGGAGCAGGCAAGATCTTTTACAATCAGGTGAAATTGTCTGGGGTAATCCCGCAAATTTGCCTTCTTTTCGGGCCTTCTGCAGCAGGAGGAGCGTATATTCCTGCTTTCTGCGATATCGTGATCATGGTTGACCAGAATGCTTCGATGTACCTGGGATCACCAAGGATGGCGGAAAAGGTAATCGGCGAGAAGGTAACGCTTGAGGAAATGGGCGGAGCCCGCATGCATTGCTCAGTGAGTGGTGTAGGCGATATGCTTGTTTATAGTGAGCAAGAAGCCATTGAAGCGGCTAAGCATTATTTAAGCTACTTCCCTGCCAATTTCCAATCGAAGACAGCAGTACTCGAAGGAGTAGCTCCTAAGGCTGGAAGAAGTCTTGAAGAGATTGTCCCATTGAACCAGAACGCTCCATTTGATATGTATGAGGGTATTGATGCGCTGATCGACGAAGGAAGTTTCTTTGAAATCAAAAAGCTGTTCGCTCCCGAAATCATCACTGGATTTGCGCGTATAGACGGAAGGGCAGTTGGAATCATTGCCAACCAGCCGAAGGTGAAGGGTGGAGTATTGTTCGTGGACTCTGCAGATAAGGCAGCTAAATTCATCACGCTCTGCGATGCCTTCCATATCCCTTTGCTGTTCCTTGCTGACGTGCCGGGCTTCATGATTGGTACGAAGGTTGAGAGAGCAGGGATCATCCGCCATGGTGCGAAGCTGATTGCTGCGATGAGCTCAGCGACCGTGCCGAAAATCTCTGTAATTGTCCGTAAGGCATACGGAGCTGGTTTATACGCAATGGCAGGACCGGCATTCGAACCAGATTGCTGCATCGCCCTGCCGACTGCGCAGATCGCGGTAATGGGTCCGGAAGCAGCGGTTAACGCAGTATACTCCAACAAAATCAATCAAATTGAAGATCCTAAAGAGAAAATCGCTTTTGTCCAGGAGAAGCACCAGGAGTATAAAGAAAGTATCGACATCTATAAGCTAGCTTCCGAACTGATCGTTGACGACATCGTTGCAGCCAACGACCTGAGGAATGCACTGATAGACCGATTCAAGCTATACGAAACAAAAGATATGCAATTCAGTGTCAGGAAACACCCTGTATATCCGGTATAA
- the bshC gene encoding bacillithiol biosynthesis cysteine-adding enzyme BshC, with the protein MEMLNLSLPAANRFATDYLAGSPELQSFFHYNFTDEKSYIHRLDELKNRSFMRNELADHIQFFMSRYAKSDKITDNIDKLRKENSVAVIGGQQAGILTGPLYTIHKVISIIKLAEQKEAELGVPVVPVFWIAGEDHDYQEVNHVYVMKDNKQEKWVYPERNLEKKMISEVCINRDLCYSWVEEIMETYGETKYTKEVLAFALESLQKAESFVDFFAMIIMELFKDSGLLIVDSGNKELRRLEKEYFINQIKNHRKITTAVLGQQEQTNSAGFANMIDINENAANLFFYDEKANERILLQFDPQSGGFSGKNGEVSFTYDELVEIANEYPEKLSNNVVTRPLMQEWLFPTLAFIGGPGEIAYWAELKLVFEHFGLKMPPLVPRLNITLLERSIESDLEELNLDLKEVLVSGTSGHELKFIDSLKDREVEELFEKVKRMLSEQYKVIQEKSSGIDPVLMPMLQKNESILIKQVGFMEDKIVEAICRKNDHILRKFTRVENALRPGGSPQERVWNPFYYLNKYGLGLIPGLLKLHYEFDGTHKIIKM; encoded by the coding sequence ATGGAGATGTTGAATCTCTCTCTTCCGGCAGCAAACCGGTTTGCGACAGATTACCTGGCTGGAAGCCCTGAATTGCAGAGCTTCTTTCATTATAATTTTACAGACGAAAAATCTTATATTCATCGCCTTGATGAATTGAAAAATAGAAGCTTTATGAGGAATGAGCTTGCAGACCATATACAGTTCTTCATGTCTCGTTATGCCAAGTCTGACAAAATCACTGATAATATTGATAAGCTCAGAAAAGAAAATAGCGTTGCAGTCATCGGAGGACAGCAGGCAGGTATTCTGACTGGACCGCTATATACCATTCATAAAGTGATTTCGATTATCAAACTTGCCGAACAAAAAGAGGCAGAACTGGGCGTCCCAGTCGTACCCGTATTCTGGATTGCCGGTGAAGACCATGATTACCAGGAAGTTAACCATGTGTACGTCATGAAGGATAATAAACAGGAAAAGTGGGTTTATCCTGAAAGGAATCTAGAGAAAAAAATGATTTCAGAAGTTTGTATAAACAGGGATCTATGCTATTCCTGGGTTGAAGAAATCATGGAAACCTACGGTGAAACAAAGTACACGAAAGAAGTATTGGCATTTGCTTTAGAATCTTTGCAGAAAGCGGAATCCTTCGTTGATTTTTTTGCGATGATTATCATGGAGCTTTTCAAGGACTCCGGCTTGCTGATTGTGGATTCCGGAAATAAAGAACTGCGCAGACTGGAAAAAGAATATTTCATCAATCAAATTAAAAACCACCGTAAAATAACAACTGCTGTTCTCGGCCAGCAAGAACAGACAAACTCGGCAGGCTTTGCGAATATGATCGATATTAACGAGAACGCTGCGAACCTTTTCTTTTACGATGAAAAAGCAAATGAGCGGATTTTGCTCCAATTCGACCCACAAAGTGGAGGGTTTTCAGGTAAGAATGGAGAAGTCAGCTTCACATATGATGAGCTAGTGGAGATTGCGAACGAATATCCCGAGAAGCTTAGCAATAATGTGGTGACTCGTCCGTTAATGCAGGAGTGGCTCTTCCCAACGCTTGCGTTCATCGGCGGCCCTGGAGAAATTGCTTATTGGGCCGAGCTGAAACTCGTTTTTGAACATTTCGGTCTCAAGATGCCTCCACTTGTTCCAAGGCTCAACATCACACTGCTTGAAAGATCGATTGAGTCAGACCTTGAAGAACTGAATCTGGATTTGAAAGAAGTTTTAGTTTCAGGTACAAGCGGACATGAGCTGAAATTTATCGACTCATTAAAGGATCGTGAAGTAGAAGAACTTTTCGAGAAAGTAAAAAGGATGCTGTCAGAACAATATAAAGTCATCCAAGAAAAATCAAGCGGAATTGACCCAGTACTGATGCCAATGCTGCAGAAAAACGAATCCATCCTGATAAAGCAGGTTGGATTCATGGAAGATAAAATTGTAGAGGCAATTTGCCGTAAGAATGACCATATCCTGAGGAAATTCACAAGAGTGGAGAACGCTTTAAGACCAGGCGGTTCACCGCAGGAAAGAGTCTGGAACCCATTCTACTATTTGAATAAGTACGGCTTAGGTCTAATACCAGGATTATTAAAGCTACATTATGAATTCGATGGAACCCACAAAATAATAAAAATGTAA
- a CDS encoding N-acetyltransferase, with amino-acid sequence MVNKVEKLKINYKTLEEFKKFKEYGHQELSMLEDLEANIVENDSDSPFYGIYFGDKLVARMSLYQVKKQFDRYFEPPQDYLELWKLEVLPNYQGKGYGKALVEFAKSYGLPIKTNPRVKSQDFWDKMGFTPVHYDVERDRGENPLVWYPAGVTEQLQ; translated from the coding sequence ATGGTGAATAAAGTGGAGAAACTGAAAATCAATTATAAGACATTAGAAGAATTCAAGAAATTCAAAGAGTATGGCCACCAGGAGCTTTCGATGCTTGAGGACTTGGAAGCGAACATTGTTGAAAATGATAGTGATTCACCATTCTACGGAATCTATTTCGGCGACAAGCTTGTTGCCCGTATGAGCCTTTACCAGGTCAAGAAGCAATTTGACCGCTATTTCGAGCCTCCACAGGATTATCTTGAGCTTTGGAAGTTAGAAGTACTTCCAAATTACCAGGGCAAGGGCTATGGGAAAGCACTAGTTGAATTCGCGAAAAGTTATGGTCTGCCAATAAAAACAAATCCTAGAGTGAAATCGCAAGACTTCTGGGATAAAATGGGCTTTACGCCAGTTCATTATGATGTAGAGAGAGACCGTGGCGAGAATCCGCTTGTCTGGTATCCGGCTGGTGTAACAGAACAATTGCAGTAA
- a CDS encoding acetyl-CoA carboxylase biotin carboxyl carrier protein subunit — MKEITANMAGTVLNVMVAAGDTVTEGQEVLMLESMKMEIPVESQGAGNVAEVKVNIGDFVNEGDVLLVLE, encoded by the coding sequence ATGAAAGAAATTACAGCAAATATGGCAGGCACAGTACTTAATGTGATGGTAGCAGCGGGAGACACGGTTACAGAGGGGCAGGAAGTCCTGATGCTTGAATCCATGAAGATGGAAATCCCTGTTGAAAGCCAGGGTGCAGGAAATGTTGCGGAAGTTAAGGTGAACATTGGAGACTTTGTAAACGAAGGCGATGTCCTGCTTGTATTAGAATAA
- a CDS encoding 2-dehydropantoate 2-reductase: MKIGIIGGGSIGLLFSYYLSMGSDVSIYTRTREQADSINENGLHLVKSGIEHTPAKVTAVPIQEWKGNDDLTVVAVKQYQLDGLISDLKDKAKGSILFLQNGYGHIKLLSELETSEVYVGSVEHGAVRKNGFTVQHNGLGVTRTAIFKGEDDLLRELSTISPSGFPFIIEPDFKEMLIKKLVVNSVINPLTAILKVKNGELIHNPSYFEIFKQMFDECAYVLDLPNREQYFKNLMTVCEKTANNHSSMYKDIENGRQTEIDAILGYLLELSRRKNIKAPLIHNYYHCIKGKEHEREGA; encoded by the coding sequence ATGAAAATAGGAATAATCGGCGGCGGATCAATAGGTTTATTATTCTCTTATTACCTGAGCATGGGTAGTGATGTTTCTATATACACAAGGACACGGGAACAAGCAGACTCAATTAATGAAAATGGTCTTCATCTTGTAAAAAGCGGAATAGAGCATACTCCTGCAAAGGTAACTGCTGTCCCAATCCAGGAATGGAAGGGGAACGATGATTTAACAGTTGTTGCGGTAAAGCAATACCAGCTGGATGGTTTAATATCTGATCTAAAAGATAAAGCCAAAGGAAGCATCCTTTTTCTGCAAAATGGCTATGGCCATATCAAACTGCTTTCTGAATTGGAAACATCTGAAGTTTATGTGGGATCCGTTGAACACGGAGCTGTAAGAAAGAACGGCTTTACAGTTCAGCATAATGGATTGGGTGTAACAAGAACTGCGATATTTAAAGGAGAAGATGACCTTCTTAGAGAATTATCTACTATATCACCTTCGGGTTTTCCGTTTATCATTGAACCGGATTTCAAGGAGATGCTAATCAAGAAGTTGGTGGTCAATTCGGTAATTAATCCATTGACAGCAATTCTTAAAGTTAAAAATGGCGAGCTGATCCACAATCCATCTTACTTTGAAATTTTTAAGCAAATGTTTGATGAGTGTGCCTATGTACTTGATTTGCCTAATCGGGAACAGTACTTCAAAAATCTAATGACAGTTTGCGAAAAGACGGCAAACAACCATTCATCCATGTATAAGGATATTGAAAATGGCCGACAAACTGAAATTGATGCCATACTCGGGTATTTGCTCGAATTATCTAGAAGAAAAAATATAAAAGCTCCATTAATACATAATTATTATCATTGCATCAAGGGGAAGGAGCACGAAAGGGAGGGAGCATGA